In the genome of Panthera uncia isolate 11264 chromosome X, Puncia_PCG_1.0, whole genome shotgun sequence, the window ctattttaaactaGGAATTCCATAAAGAGGCTGATTATAAAATTAACTGCAAAATCTAACCACTTTcatatacaaaaagaataaatagaaaatgtaagaTAAAGAAAAGATTCAACTTATAATAGCCATGGTAAAAAGTAAAGTACTTAAGAATACACTTAACAaagtgtatttaatttaaaaagtatttattgataaCCTATAGTATGCCAAGCAatgttctaggagttttttttttttttaatttggaaatgcTACTAAGGAAAATTAATGAAGACAACTAGCGAAACTGTGTTCTTGTGTAGAAAGATATTCTTTTCCtcctagctttattgagatataattgacatatgatatctaaatttaaggtgtacaatgtgatgatttgatacacatatatattgcaaaatgaataTCACAATATGGTTAGTTAATACATCCATCATACCATATAATTACACTTTTTTTGTTGTAGTTGTGAGAgcatttaagatctactgtcttagcaactgCCAAGTATACAATACGatactgttaactatagtcaccatgctgttcattagatccccagaacttactgaccttaaaactggaagtttatgCCAATGTctcctcatttctccctttcctcagcctctggaaaccaccaatctactctcagtttctatgagtttggcttttttagatttcacgtatgagtgatatcatacagcacttgtatttctttgatttatttcacttagcacaatgctctccaagtttatccatgttattgcaaatggaaagatttcctttaaaaattttcaaaaatgttttatttatttttgagagagacagagtatgagtgggggagagacagagagagagggagacacagaatctgaagcaggcttcagggtctgagctgtcagcacaaagcctgacgcagggttccaactcatgaaccgtgagaccatgacctgagctgaagttggatgcttaactgactgagccacccaggtgccccagaaggatttccttttcttaatgaatgaataaaatataccaatataaatatatatgtgtattttaatccAGCAATCCATTGATAAATACTttggttgttttcatgtcttggctattgtgaataatgctgtaatgcacatgggggtgcagatatctctgagatagtgatttcactttcttcaaagaaatacCCAGacatagaattgctggatcatatagtatttctattgttaattttttgagtatcctccgtgctgttttccatagtggctgtaccaatttacattcccacaacagtgcacaagggttccatttGTCTCCACGTTTTCACCAGCAGTTgttctctcttgtctcttttctttctttctctttctttcttctttctttctttcttttcttctttttctttcttttctcttccttccttcctttttttctttctttcttttgagagagagagaacgagtgagaGACATAAGAGGAGAGggccaagaaagaaagagagagagagagaatcccaaacaggtttcGCTCTGTCAgcgcgagcctgatgtggggctcaatcttatgaaacAGTGATGtaatgacctgagacaaaatcaataGTGGGGTGtcagccacccagcaccctgtgtatttttaataatagtcaTTCTGACCTGTGTGGGTGGTAAGATATTCTTTTAAAGATGCCAATTATCCTTCaattaacttataaattaaatgTAACCAAATTGAAATAAGGACAGGATTTTAAGGGAATgtaacaaaataatacattttatgtctAAATAAACACATGTGAATAGGCAGGTAAATTATGAAAAAGAGTGATTAGAGAGGCTTTACCCTCccagatattaaaacatattataaagatactataattaaaacagtttggtacttaaaaagaaaaaaataacattcaagaAACATAATAGAGaatcaaatatatcaaatatatgtgGATGGTTAGCTTATGATAAAGgtgacattttacttatttatttatttatttatttattctttcaggtttttattaattttctagttagcatatagtgttaatattagtttcaggagtagaatttagtgattcatcacttacatataacatccagtgctcatcacaagtgtgtTCTTCAATACCCATTATACATTTAgtccatctcccccaccccccgcccacctcccctccagcaacccacagtttgttctctagagttaagaatctgtttgggggtgtctgggtggctcaggtggtttaaacacctgactcttggtttcagctcaggtcatgatctaactaTTCCtaggttcgagacccacatcaagctccatgctgatgaTGCAGAGGCTACTttggattcactctctctctctctctttctctgtccctccctgctctctctttctccctctctctctctcaaaaaataaataaataaaattaaaacaagagtaTTTTATGGtctgcacctttctctctctcttttttttcccccataaaggTGACATTTTAAAGCAGTGAGCTAGAGAAAGATTATTAGATAATTTGCATTGGACAGTTTACtaactattttgaaaaaataattcttgtgttcagtaaagttggaaaaaatatatttgcaataacATTGAGATGTTATTTGCTTTATTCACCATGTTAACATTTATACAAATGGTTCAAAAGTAATGGTGGGTAAAATTGCTGGTGCTTTACTGGTAACAAAGGCAATGGCAccaaaaaaaattccatgtggaccaaaaatttaaatactaaaaatacacataaaaattagaagaaaatacatgaCTTCCTAAGCAGGACACACAACGCagaaaatgtaaggaaataattgataaattttgtatcataaagatttaaaaattccatattgcagaagttcaaagaaaattataaacagggaatatatttataaaacttatgATTGTCAAAGAGCTCATTTCCTTGATTTACAGAAAGTTCTTATGTACtaataagaaaaagatgaataaccTAAATGGAAAAATGGGGAAAGACAATTCatagaaagagagatacaaaTGGTTAACAAACCTATGTGAAGATGCTTAATCTCACTTATAATTaatgaatttcaaaatttttgGAACAGAACATAGAATATATACATCACAATTTAAAAGGTGAAAGTTGGCAACATGGATATGATTTAAAATGAACATCCACTTTGACCCAatgatttcacttctaggaatttatcataaGGAAACAATGCCACAATTGTCAAAATACATGTGTACGAAGGTCTCCACTTCAGCATTTTTATAATAGGCAAATATTGGTAAAAGGCCAAATATCAATCAGTAATAGATTGGTAAAATTTTGGTAAATCCACGCTACAGAATATTATTGTATCTGGTAAAATAATGTACATGATATATTAGGTGaagaaataatttgcattttatgatacaaaattatttttaaaaatatatatgtgtacatacactcACATATAATGTGTCTACCTACtttttatctatttacctatcttctatctatcatctatctatctatctatctatctatcatctatctatattgttgttatttgtacatataaaacaacaacaaaacctggaGAGTCAATTGAAAAGTTAACAGTGATTTTCACATGATTTATCCTAGGATTTAGGTATATGGGTTATCACAGTGGTTATCATGAATGTGGAGAATTTGAACATTCTTATTTTCTGCTCCCCTCTTTTCCTAGTTAACACCTGCTTTCTTTCATCTCAGTTCAAAATTtcactccctttccctcctcaaGGAAGTCATCTTTGATCCCCAGATTCTGCCActtgttttaatatattaataatgttcctttatttcacaatattttttcgatttatatacatgtataattgtTTCATTAAAGTCTTGTTTCCACTATGAAGGCAGAGTAAGTGTCTGTTTTTACTCACAATAAGCACAGGACTTATGGTAACTCTCCTTGGTACCCTCTCCATCTCAATATTATGACGTGGACAACTGAGTTTTTCTCAGTCTTATACAAAGGGGTATGAAAGTGTAGCTTTTAGACATCACCCTTCAGTCACACAAAAACAGATAAAGGAGAACACAtcagaaacaaacagcaaactCACACTAAATGGTGAAATATTAAGGGCATTTCCATTTACCTAAGGAACAAGGCTGGGAGACCCTCAATCACCGCTATTGTCAACATAGTTTTGGAGGTTCTGGTCAATGCAGTACATccaggaaatgaaagaataagagacatatagattggaaaagaaaaaatttaaaaatcatcatttgcAGATGATTATGTATGCAtacctagaaaaaaacaaatataacaattGAAAAACTATCAGAAATATTATGAaaggtcattaaaaataataattattgtttccTTAGGTATTCAATAACCTgctagaaaatataataaaaggaaatttattcttcaaaacaacaaaacaataaaatacctaggaataaacttaacaagtAATGAGTATGACCTAcctaaagaaacataaaatttgttGAAGATCATAAAAGTAAacatggataaaaataaatttttaaagatgttggtTCTCAAATTAAAGTGGAGAATTCATTGCACTTTATGTCACTAAATGTCAACCATTTCGTTCTGTGTATGTTTTTCAACTTGGAACTTGACAAAGGCATACATATACTTTTTGTATTTGCATGAATAAAGGTGGAAATTGTTAAAAGTGGTTGGTGGTGGAACATGAATTTCAGGGCACTTTCACATTCTACTTTATACATTTCTGCATtgtttgcacattaaaaaaataagtgtatgtaatgagagagagacaggaagggagagagaggaagagattgaTTTCTGTTCAAAGTATATATCTTTTTTCCTAGGTAAGTACTTaggcttttttacttttttttaagtttatttatttgagagggagagagagagcacaagctgtggaaaggcagagagagagagagagaaagagagagagagagagagagagagagagagagaatcccaagtaggctctacaccaatagtgcagagccccatgtggggcttgaactcacgaaccactagatcatgatctgagctcactgagccactcagatgccctaTTGTTTTCTAAAGTCATAGACGCCTGTGAGAATCTGCTGAAAGTTATGACTCCTCTCGCCACTAAAATgaacatatgtatatgcataacTTTGATACAATTTCAGGTACAGCACAGAGGCAGCCTGTTAAGAATGCCTACTCTAGTTAATCAGTATGGTCAGTGAGGAGACTCCCTTGGACCTCAGCATACATTTGGCTGAGGGAGGACTAAAATGGGTGTGGGCTACAGGCAGTGACCCTGTAGAAGAGCTTGGTTCTCCCTGGGTGCCTGCAGCAAGGAGGCCAGAGGCAAGAGGCCCAGCTGGCTCCACCTCTCAAGCCAGGTGGGAGCAGCAGACAGTGTTAGCAATTTTAACTAAGGAACCATGGATGAGGGCAGAGCAGGCAGACCTGGGTGCTTTCCCCAGCCAGCAATCACTTTTTCTTCATGGAAACCTGCAGCTGCAGGGGTATGTGGGAACAGCAGTCCCTTCTGTGTATCCCTGAGTTACATCTGTggggatttgggggaggaggggaaaaaaggaagaagccaAAGGTGGTTACTCAAGTTGGTCACCTGAGTAAAGGTGACATTTACCACCTTGGTCACCTGTCCATGTGTACTTTCTTAAGCTTTTCTGTCCATTCTTTAAAATCAGTGATGCATAACTCttatattgagaaaataaaattatgctatttttttaatttaaaaaaaatttaaggttttatttatttttgagagagagaatgagagagacagcatgagcagggaaggggcagagagagagggagacacagaattcaaaggaggctccaggctctgagctggagtgACCAACAGAATCAGTGCCTAACTGTAAAGATGAGAGGTTTTGGAACACTGGAGAGCTGAGAGGGCAGCACCTTTGACAAAGCTGAGAGGATCAGACCATTTCTATACTCCTCACACCCTCAGGTGCCTCTACCTCAGTGGACTGGAATCTAATCCAGGGGCTGGTGTTCAGAACAACCATCATATCATAAGAGGTTGACATAGCAGTTAGCCAAGACTTTAGGACGTTAAATTACATGTCTTTCTTTAATGAAACAAGACAGGATTGTGTTGCTTTTTTAAACCAAATTGTAAGGTGATCCAAAAGTGGAAAAAGTAGATCATTCACATTAAGTGGCCAAAGTTAGACCACTAAAGATTAGATCTCCTTGTGGAGTAATTCATAGATTGTATGAAaaatttgtttccaattttaaacCTAGTTAGTATGTTTTGAAAGCTGCTATTTGGCTATAACtggtagaaacatttttcttataaataaatataatgtaattaatGAGGCCTTTTGGGTTTTCCCTACCTTTCAAATTGTTCTCCACTCCAATAAAAATAGcatcattttggggtgcctgggtggctcagtcggttaagcatctgactttggctcaggtcatgatattatggttcgtgagttcaagccccaggtcgggttctgtgctgacagctcagagcctggagcctgcttcggattctgtgtctccgtctctctctgccccttccctgctcatgctctctctctctctctctctctctctcaaaaataaataaaaccttaaaaaaattaaaaaatattaaaaaatagcatcattttattttctcaatataaGAGTAATGCATCACTGATTTTAAATAATGGACAGGACAGTTTAAGAAAGTAAGATATTCCCACAATGTATGTTCTTTTCTGaaatctttccttccatttcatatAGGGGTGTCGGGAAAACGCTGGCCCTTAATgactgggggtgggagaaggtgaGAGAATGGGAGAAGCAATTGGAGAGGgagtagagaaggaaaaagaactgctcctcaaagagggaaaaaaaagaccaatggACAGGGGAACAGATGCAGTTTCTCCCTGTTCACCACAGAAAGGCAAATTCCAGCCACAAGGAGCAGCTCTCCTCAGTCTCCGGGATTGGCAGAAGAAAATGAGTGGCAGGACCTGATGTAGCGGGGAAGGAAAGGGGTGGGCGGGTTCCTGCTGCACTGCCGATGGGATGGGAGAGGTAACTGGGGTCCTGCACTCGCGGGTGACGTGGCCCTCACGTGAGCAGCAGCCGACGTTTGCCGACGTCCTTCAAATCCTGGTCCTGGTTTTGTCCGGCTACCAGCTCCCTATTGCCCTAAGGGCGGGCGGGCCAGTggccagggaaggaggaggaaataaCCGCCCGGATCCCAGCAGGTCTGTGTGTGGATGGGAGCAGCCCGGGGGGGATCCCTACGGTGTGGGTAGCGGAGGGTGGAAACAAAGCGGACTTTCTCAACACCCTTCCACTATCCCTGGCCCTTCCAAGAATAAAAATGGTGGACTTGGGGGCTGGATTCCTGGGGACATCCCGGACCAAGAGGGAGGAAATTTGAAAACTTTGGCATCCAGGGCCTTGAATCGGGAAGGGCAGATATTAAGATTCTAGTCCTGTGTGCATCCATCTACCAAGCCAGAATCTTGGGGCTGTGCATCTGTCATTCCCTATGTCTTTCAGTAGGGCGCTGTATACCACCCAGAGGAAAAGAGTAAAGAATCTGCTCCGAATCCCTGGAGGTCGGTGTAAAGGTGGGATCGCCCTGCGGCCCCTGGAAGGGTGGGGGATGGTTGAGGTCCTTGCCTTAACTTGGGCCCATTTCTGACTCCAGCTACCTTCCTGTTATTTTATGTAGGAAGAAGGATGTGACGGCGCCTACAGGGAAAATGGCTGTCATTGGGGGTTGGAATGCATCGGGGAGGAGGCTCTTCTTTTGCTTCTCTACTTTTCCATACTCCCTCATCCGCCTCCTCCTTTTCTACTTGTTCGAAAGGGGTGTGGTTTTTGCTGGGAAAATGGCCGACCTCTGAGGGTGGGTGCTGCAGGAATGGGTGAGTGGACGCTGGGCTTGAAGAGGGCTGATGTCAGCGGAGTCCTGAGAAGTAGGGGTAAGGATTAGAGACCAAAACATGAAATCCGTTTGACAACCAGAGTCCTGAATTTGGAAAAGCTGGTATTGAGACCTTCCGAAGTGCTGTTCTGTCCGCAAGCCGTTTGCCTCTGACGTGTGGCATGTGTGTCTATGGACACACTTTAGGGCCAATTCAACCGTAGAAGCAGGAAGAAGGCGACAATTGTCCAGAAAAAGTAGGCCAAAGTGAGGGTGGTGGCAATATTTGGGACTCCTGGGGTGGAGAAAAGTGGAGACTGCAAACCCCAGTGGCCTCATGAACCTCCTCTGcatccctcctcctttcctcctctttataCCATTTTGGAGCGTTCAAAACAAAGTGCTCTGCAGGTATTAGACAAAGAAAGAAgtggctgggggggcggggcacggGAATCCTGAAACGGGGGTGGGGAGATCTTGCTTCAAATTGCTGTTTGGAGTACTGTATCCTGGGTTTGTCTCCTTCCTGAAAGCACTAAGTCCCAGAGTTCTCAGTCCTTAGGTTTAATGGGGGAGACAGAAACTGagatgagagaggaaggaaattgCTCCAGAGAAGTGGAAGTTGGTATAATGGGTGAAGGGAGGAGTGTCCTGGAACCTCTGTGATGCTGGAGGTGGTGGAGGGAAGGGTGAGCTCCAAAACTTTGTGCATTTTATGTCTGTCCGCCTTCCAGACAATCTCTCCACCACCATCTGATTTGTTACAGGGAAAGGGCTGTGGCATCACTTTTGAAGGAAACAACTGACCTGGGTTGGGTGAGGATAGGGTGGAGACTTGAAAGAGATgaaggagatggggaagggagatAATAAATTTCAAAGCCACAGCTCTGTGAGGAGGGGATGGTGATGTTGCGGTACACAGAGCGAGGGCCAGAGATGCAGGAAAGGGATGTGTATCTTTCCAGGATGAGGTCCTTCTGTCCCTTGATCATTCAGCATCCTCCTCCCCACCCGTTTGTATGCAGGTTTGCAGGACCCAGCGGACTTCCAggcaaggaagagaaggaagaaagtgcCTGAACCTGTATGGGTGTATGTAGGGGCGCCACTACCCCCAGGACATCTGGGGTAAGGGAGGTAGGGAAATGATTAGGTACCTTAAATTTAACATACTGGGGTGGGATGGTTGAACATGAGGTTGGAGAATCTGGACGTGGGGAAATTTTTCAGAATTACCTCCCCAATAGAGAAGAGGAATCAATGATCCAGCCCTGATTCCCTGTCATGTCCTCTACATTTGTCGGTCTGTAGTTCAGTCTGTCTGCATGCAAAGGCACAAAAAGAGAAACTGATGCCTTAaatctttctttcattcctagGTTCCGCTGTATCTGTAGCTGCAGCAGGGCCTGCTGACTCTGTTCCCAATATAGGAGCACCCCTCCGGGCCAGAGCAATCTCATTCTGCCCCAGTTAAGAATTCGGCTCAGACATTGTCCCCAGCATGGGCCGTACTCGGGAAGCTGGCTGCGTGGCTGCTGGTGTGGTGATTGGGGCTGGCGCCTGCTACTGTGTATATAGACTGACCTGGGGAAGAGATGAGAATGAGAAAATCTGGGACGacgatgatgaagatgatgaggaGGAATCTAGTGATATTGTAGAGACTAGGATTGAGAATGGGAAAGGAGCTAAAGCTAATGCTGGGATGGGGTCTGAAGCTAGACTTCAGGGTGATTCAAAGGTGAAGGCTGAGGTGGGCATGGTACTTGAGAGTGGTTCAGTTGTAAAGGCAGAGGTCCACTTGGGGCCCCAGAGTGGAGGAGGCCTAGAGGCCAAGGCCAAAGCCCTTTTCAGCACCCTGAAGGAACAGGCAAGTGCAAAGGCGGGCAGAGGAGCCAGGTTGGGTACCATCTCTGGGAACAGGACCCTTGCACCCAGTTTACCCTgcccagggggcaggggtggaggctgTCACCCCACCAGGAGTGGTGCTAGGGCTGGGAGTAGGGCAAGTGGAAAAACCAAGGGAAGAACCCGAGGTAAGAGCACCAGGACTCCAGCTACAGCATGGCCTGTTCGTAGGGGCAAGTTCAACTTTCCCTATAAAATTGATGATATTCTGGGTGCTCCTGACCTTCAAAAGGTTCTTAACATCCTGGAAAGATCAAATGATCCTTTTATTCAAGAAATAGCCTTGGTTACTCTGGGTAACAATGCAGCATATTCTTTTAACCAAAATGCCATTCGTGAATTGGGTGGTCTTCCAATTATTGCAAAACTGATAAAAACCAAAGATCTTATTATTAGGGAAAAAGCTTACAATGCCCTTAATAACTTGAGTGTGAATGCTGAAAATCAGGGAAAGATTAAGACCTATATCAGTCAAGTGTGTGATGATACTGTGATCTGCCGCGTGGACTCAGCTGTGCAGATGGCCGGACTAAGACTGTTAACTAACATGACTGTGACTAATCATTACCAACATTTGCTTTCCTAttcttttccagacttttttgCATTGTTATTCCTGGGAAATTACTTCACCAAGATTCAGATTATGAAACTAATTATAAACTTTACTGAGAATCCAGCCATGACAAGAGAGCTGGTCAGTTGTAAAGTACCATCAGAATTGATTTCCCTCTTTAATAAAGAGTGGGACAGAGAGATTCTTCTTAATATCCTTActctatttgaaaatataaatgacaacATAAAAAGTGAAGGACTTGCATCATCTAAGAAAGAATTCAGCAGaagttcactttttttcttattcaaagaATCTGGAGTGtgtattaagaaaattaaggcaTTAACAAATCACAATGATCTGGTAGTGAAAGTAAAAGTCCTAAAAGTATTGACCAAACTTTAATTGGGTGTATGTCCCAAACAATATCGAGATAATTGTTTAGTTTGCACTTGGGAACAATGcattttgtaaattctttgttTGCCATTGTGCTTATATGGCAAAGAGATCCTTTCAGCTGCCATTTTGGAATAATGAATATCAAGGATCATCAAGAGTGATGATGGTTGTGGTGGTTGGTTTTAGGCTGTACCATTTTAAGGATGCCAAATGAATACTAGAGCTTGTATAAAGAAAGCACTTATTGATTCCATCTTGCTACCTAGACTGAGATattttttgctctttcctttaCCTAATTTGACAGCAAACTAATTATAAATAAGCTACACTTTTGTATTGGTTTACATTTGTTAATCTTAGACTTGTGTTTCATCAATAAAGTTGTGTGTTTTAACCAGAAAAAAGTATTGTGTCCCTTGAGTTTACGATTTAGAAAGGCAAGATGTATCGAGACAAAATTGTCCTAACAAAACCACGAACCTCTGATCATGGCCACACCCCTCCCATCAGTGCAAAAACTTCTGTAGGCAGAAGTGCTCAGGGAAAATTTTATAGAGAAGGGGGGCACTTAAGTAAGCTGAGCTTGAAGGATAGGATAAAAATGGGGATGTTTTGAGAATGACTGGTGACTTGGGAGACAACTTTTGTGTTCTGTTAAATATTGTCATAGCACAAAGTAGCACTACTGTATTCACTGATCATAAATAAGATAACTTCTTTTCCCCATAGTTTGGGATCTCTAAAGTTATGATGCATCTTACAGTTGATGGCATCTTAGCATTGTGCCATACTTTaattagaagtattttttttccttttgtagcggtacataaaataatgatgcATCTAATAATCAAAGGCATCTTAGATCAATGAAATTCTAGtcaatgagaaaaatgtaaaaatgtatttaatacataaaGGATGTATTTGCTCCATAATAAGTACATCATTTTGTACTGATAGAGGTTCTGCAGTAGTTTGAGTTAGGAAACTGGCAGAGGGTTGAGGGGGAGTCATCAGATTCCCCTTActgaaggaatattttatttatttatttatttatttatttagaccgTTCATATCGTCTTTATTCAAAATAGCCtcaaacaggaaacaaatgacCATCAACGgtataatagataaataaagtgtGCTATATTTACATGCTACACAGCAAGAAGGAAGAACACATGCTGCTATATGTGGCAATATGGATGACTCACACAAATATAATGTTGAATGAGCCAGATTCAAAAGAACATTTATCATGTGATtccattatatgaaattcaagaataagcaaaactaatctatggtgatagGAATAAGACCAGTGGTTACTTTGGGGAATGATTGGGAGGGGCATGAGGGAACCTTCTGGACAGTTGGAAATGACCTATATCTCAATTTAATTGGTGGTTACACAGGTGTAAACATCAAGGGAATGGGTGCTGTTGTATCACTGCCGTATTCATATTGCAGATTGTGATTTGGAGCCAACAAAGCAACATTATCAATATcagtaatattaatttaaattttcttaattttgtggcttggtttatttttattttgtgagttttttttttgttttgaacttTATGTAAGAGTTAGGGTTGGTAGAATATGCCACTTttgcataaggattattttgagctaaaaacatttgaaaaaataggcACAGGAAGGCAGGAGATAAAAACCTTAAgtaatctgttttgtctcttaaagtcctcatatgagtaagggaagggaaacaaaaataatataaaagcagggagggggacaaaacagaagagacatcataaatatggagaacaaactgggggttacgggagggttgtgggaggggggatgggctaaatgggtaaggggcactaaggaatctactcctgaaatcattgttgcactgtatgctaactaatttggatgtaaatttaaaaaagtaaaaaataaaacaagttaaaacaaaagaaaacaaaaaccaaaaaaaaatcttatgtgaAAATTGTATTCCTTAAACCAGGAGGAAAGACAGACACATTCTTATCACTAGAGAGGGAGTTAAGGTTGAGATATTTCTGTACAAAAAGATCttgctaaaataaattttatcttcctttaatCTCCCCATATTTTAGCTACTTTTACACAATTGCATCTTTTCCTTCAACCTACTATATAAACATTTGGATTTTGTCACTTGTTTGGATCTTCATTTTCTTATGAGGGTTCCTATGTCATGTAGAACTTATGCTAAAtaaatttgtttgcttttctcctgATTACAATAATAATTTCAGACAAAACTAGAAGcccttgagttttctttctttttaagaataataTTACTCAAATTTGATAAGCAACGCATTTATCTACAAGAtgtatat includes:
- the ARMCX1 gene encoding armadillo repeat-containing X-linked protein 1, translating into MGRTREAGCVAAGVVIGAGACYCVYRLTWGRDENEKIWDDDDEDDEEESSDIVETRIENGKGAKANAGMGSEARLQGDSKVKAEVGMVLESGSVVKAEVHLGPQSGGGLEAKAKALFSTLKEQASAKAGRGARLGTISGNRTLAPSLPCPGGRGGGCHPTRSGARAGSRASGKTKGRTRGKSTRTPATAWPVRRGKFNFPYKIDDILGAPDLQKVLNILERSNDPFIQEIALVTLGNNAAYSFNQNAIRELGGLPIIAKLIKTKDLIIREKAYNALNNLSVNAENQGKIKTYISQVCDDTVICRVDSAVQMAGLRLLTNMTVTNHYQHLLSYSFPDFFALLFLGNYFTKIQIMKLIINFTENPAMTRELVSCKVPSELISLFNKEWDREILLNILTLFENINDNIKSEGLASSKKEFSRSSLFFLFKESGVCIKKIKALTNHNDLVVKVKVLKVLTKL